The nucleotide window ATCGCTACTTAAATGAGTTTGGTCAAATCGTAGAAAACTCTAGCGATGATGGCGAGCCAAAGGGTAGTTCTGCCCCTGCTTTGCTCGCAGCCTTGCGTGGCGCAGAGCTTGTTGATACTTGCGCTCTTGTGGTGCGGTATTTTGGCGGCATTAAGCTAGG belongs to Campylobacter magnus and includes:
- a CDS encoding YigZ family protein — encoded protein: MFLLKEKISTQIEVKKSKFIAILAPFKDFESLNKALRDEHPKAAHVVWAYRYLNEFGQIVENSSDDGEPKGSSAPALLAALRGAELVDTCALVVRYFGGIKLG